GCAGTCCATTTAATATTTTTTACTTGTTGATTAGCAATCAAACTATCATTAAAAATCGGCAAGCTAAAAAGTTGATTTGTCGCTAAATGTGGTTAAAGTTCGTTTAAGTTGCATATTTTCTAAAAGTGAAGTATAAGTAGGGGCACCTCCCAAGAAATCTACAACCACATAGGCACTTAAAGCAGTTAAAGCCAGGGGCATGAGATGATTAAGTGAACCGACCATTTCGGTAATTAACAAAATTGCAGTAAACGGAGCCTTACTGATATAGGTAGTTGGCAGCCATTGCCAACTTACAAATAATAGGCCTAAGATAGCTCTTAAAGATAAAATAGTTAAAAAAATTCCTCCTGGTAAACCAGAGCCGTAATCAATCATTGAAACGATAAACCGGATTAAAAAAAGAGCAATAATCCCGATAATTGGCCAATGAATCGTTGCTAAGGGTAAAATTAACTTGTTGCCCCCGCCTAGTAAATCAGGATAAAAATAGCCTAAACAAAAAATTTCCCGCTAATGGAGCATTGAAAGCTGCTGCGAGACCAGCTGCCGCACCTGCAGCAAAGATAACTTTTTGATTAGGAAGATTATCTTCAAAATATTCGCCTAATCCCTGGCCTAAAGTAGCACCTAGCTGAATGGAGGGACCTTCACGACCTAAAATTAATCCAGAACCAATTGCCAAAGTTCCGGCTACAAATTTTCGCCAAAAAATTGGCCACCAAGCAAGCTGTAATTGATTGTTGATTTGGCCTTCGACTTCTGGTATGCCAGATCCCATAATATGGGGTTGCGATTGACTCAGGTATCCGATAAAGAGACCAATACCAAGATTAGCGATTAAAATAATTAAAATTAACGTAGGATTTGTTGAAGCTTGTTGATAGAGCAATTGCCAAAAAGATAAGATTTTTCAATCGACCAGCTAAAACAGCTAACCGCAATTTCTACTACCAGTCCGACGCATACAGATTTGAGAATAAATTGTAAGTGTATAATTTGTAAACGACTGTGCATAATTGCCTCGATTTCTTTCCTAAGTATCATGATAGCTGACGAGATAGCAAATTTAATTTATAATTAGTTTAACTTAAACTTTGAAAGTGGGGTCATTAATGGAGTTATTTTTTAGTATCTTATTATTAATTATAGCGACGGTAGGCGCTAATATTATCTACTCGTTTTACCCACGAATTCCTTTAGCCTTTTATCAAATTGGTACGGGTTTTATTTTATCATGGTTACCACAATTTAATCATTTTCAATTAGAACCGGAAGTTTTTTTTCTGATTATCTTAGCGCCATTAATGTTTTATGAAGGTAAAAATACTTCTTACTTGAGTTTGCGTCATAATTGGAAAGCCATTATCTCGCTAGCAATTGTTTTAGCATTAGTAACAATTGTAATAGCGGGTGGCTTGACTTCTTGGTTGTGGCCAGCATTGCCTTTGGCCTTAGCTTTAAGCTTAGCAGCCATTGTGACACCTACAGATGCAGTAGCAGTATCATCTATTACAGCTGGGGTTGAAGTGCCAGAGCCAGTGATGGAAACTTTGGAAAACGAATCTTTATTTAACGATGCTTCTGGTATCGTAGCTTTGAATTTAGCGGTAGTAGCTTTTAGTACAGGCCATTTTTCGCTATTTGGCAGCGTAGGTCGCTTTTTGGTTGTATTTGTCGGTGGCGTTATTATTGGTATTATTTTAGGCAGTTTATTAGTCTTGCTGCAATTGTTTTTTCAACGGCACTCTTTTAATGTGGCAGCAGTAATTTTACCAGTAAATATTTTAGCTCCCTTTTTAGTTTATTTAGCAGCGGAAGAATTACATTTGTCCGGTATTTTAGCGGTAGTGGCTGCAGGTATTATTCATGGTATTTATCAAAAACAATTACGACT
The nucleotide sequence above comes from Bombilactobacillus bombi. Encoded proteins:
- a CDS encoding chloride channel protein encodes the protein MLYQQASTNPTLILIILIANLGIGLFIGYLSQSQPHIMGSGIPEVEGQINNQLQLAWWPIFWRKFVAGTLAIGSGLILGREGPSIQLGATLGQGLGEYFEDNLPNQKVIFAAGAAAGLAAAFNAPLAGNFLFRLFLS
- a CDS encoding chloride channel protein codes for the protein MFCLGYFYPDLLGGGNKLILPLATIHWPIIGIIALFLIRFIVSMIDYGSGLPGGIFLTILSLRAILGLLFVSWQWLPTTYISKAPFTAILLITEMVGSLNHLMPLALTALSAYVVVDFLGGAPTYTSLLENMQLKRTLTTFSDKSTF